A genomic window from Candidatus Delongbacteria bacterium includes:
- a CDS encoding type II toxin-antitoxin system RelE/ParE family toxin: protein MSRPEKPLIWLDGELKSPPFTKAARIEAGYLLRLLQSGQLLGLPQSRPMPSIGRHCQELRIVDENKTWRMIYRLDEDAVILVRIFAKKSQVTPRAQLALARKRLAEYDRISRGD, encoded by the coding sequence TTGAGTCGACCGGAGAAACCACTGATCTGGCTGGATGGCGAGCTGAAATCGCCGCCGTTCACCAAAGCTGCGAGGATCGAAGCGGGCTATCTGCTCAGATTGCTGCAATCCGGGCAACTGCTTGGGCTGCCTCAGTCCAGGCCGATGCCTTCGATCGGAAGGCACTGTCAAGAGCTTCGGATCGTCGATGAGAACAAGACCTGGCGAATGATATACCGACTTGACGAGGATGCGGTCATTCTTGTTCGAATCTTTGCCAAAAAGTCCCAAGTGACACCAAGAGCACAACTTGCTCTGGCGCGCAAGCGACTCGCGGAGTACGACAGAATCAGCAGGGGTGACTGA
- a CDS encoding helix-turn-helix domain-containing protein — MDTRKKKRLEAAGWKTGNAADFLGLEPADSAFIAMKLSLGSKVRELRQAGGLTQLALARQIQSSQSRIAKMEAGDPGVSMDLLIRTVLALGASQDQIARFLKSRKTS; from the coding sequence ATGGACACGCGAAAGAAAAAGCGACTTGAAGCCGCAGGATGGAAGACCGGCAACGCAGCGGACTTCCTGGGTCTGGAACCCGCCGACTCCGCATTCATCGCGATGAAATTATCTCTGGGCAGCAAGGTGCGGGAGTTGAGGCAGGCAGGCGGCTTGACGCAGTTGGCTCTCGCCAGGCAGATCCAGTCCAGCCAAAGCCGCATCGCCAAGATGGAGGCCGGTGATCCCGGCGTATCCATGGACCTGCTGATCCGCACCGTACTGGCTCTGGGGGCATCGCAGGACCAGATCGCCCGATTCCTGAAGAGCCGCAAGACTTCGTGA
- a CDS encoding helix-turn-helix domain-containing protein, with the protein MKKGDFEELVLSVQQAGEIRRGEARPSRVHTFKPVDIKSIRARLGKSQPEFAQMIGVSVGTLRNWEQGRRIPDGPAMALLKVAAKHPEIVAAALAS; encoded by the coding sequence ATGAAGAAGGGTGATTTCGAAGAACTGGTCCTGAGTGTCCAGCAAGCAGGCGAGATCCGTCGCGGGGAAGCTCGGCCATCGCGCGTGCACACATTCAAGCCGGTGGACATCAAGTCGATTCGTGCTCGATTGGGCAAATCCCAACCTGAGTTTGCCCAGATGATCGGTGTCAGTGTGGGCACCCTGCGCAACTGGGAGCAAGGACGAAGAATACCCGATGGACCCGCAATGGCTTTGTTGAAGGTCGCGGCCAAGCATCCTGAAATCGTCGCGGCTGCGCTGGCATCGTGA
- a CDS encoding type II toxin-antitoxin system VapB family antitoxin, producing MRTTLNIDSQLLEQASRLTGIREKTSLVRLGLEALISLESARRLAALGGSEPDALAPSRRRSGSPA from the coding sequence ATGAGAACGACCCTGAACATCGACAGCCAGCTTCTGGAACAGGCCTCCAGGCTGACGGGCATCCGCGAGAAAACGTCCCTGGTGCGTCTGGGGCTGGAAGCCTTGATCTCCCTTGAAAGTGCACGCCGCCTGGCGGCCCTTGGAGGATCCGAACCGGACGCGTTGGCTCCTTCACGCAGGCGCTCCGGAAGCCCCGCGTGA
- a CDS encoding PIN domain-containing protein gives MILVDTSIWIDHLRQGDEQLVELLNSGLVLGHPLVLGELACGNLRNRQELLGLLKTLPQARTTETDETLHFLETAKLFGLGLGWVDVSLLASAQLTGCQLLTRDRTLARAATRLGSAGSM, from the coding sequence GTGATTCTGGTGGATACATCCATCTGGATCGACCATCTCCGCCAGGGCGACGAGCAGTTGGTGGAACTGCTCAATTCAGGGCTGGTATTGGGTCATCCACTGGTCCTGGGTGAGCTCGCTTGTGGCAACCTGCGCAATCGGCAGGAACTGCTTGGCTTGCTGAAGACACTCCCTCAAGCGCGCACGACGGAGACCGACGAAACGCTCCATTTTCTTGAAACTGCAAAGCTGTTCGGTCTGGGCCTTGGCTGGGTGGATGTGAGCCTTCTGGCCTCGGCGCAGCTGACGGGGTGTCAACTGCTGACCCGGGACAGGACGCTAGCCCGGGCAGCAACACGGCTTGGATCGGCTGGTTCAATGTAG